The Paenibacillus sp. FSL W8-0426 region TGCTAACTATAAACCGAAATAATATGGTTTTGGCTGTCGAACACAATCTTAAGTATATTCGTTTCGTTTGCAAAGAGGGCAATATAAATGAACATAGTACATCTTTTTGTACCTTTGGATGAGGAGTGAGTTCAATGAAGGTTTGCAATCAAGGATTTGATCCGAAGTTTATGGATGAACATAGAGATATGTACGCGATCGCTTTTACCCAGAACGTCCTATCCGGACGTTGGAAATACTTTATATTATGGTATCTGAAAGGAGAAACACGCCGTTATTCGGATGTCAAAAAATTTCTGGGGAATTTATCCCAAGGCTCGCTCACTAAGCAGCTCAAAGAGTTGGAGAACGATGGAATTATTAAACGCGATGTTTATCCGGAAGTTCCTCCGAGAGTAGAATATTCGTTAACAGACAAGGGAATCAAACTGTTGCCCGTCCTTGAGAAGATGGGGGAATTCGGTAAAGAATACGGAGATACACCTTAATCAGATGATACTACCGAAACTTTAATTTTATTTAGCCTGGCGGACTGCGGAACTCATTACATGAAGGGACAAAAATAAAGGAGCCCGATGCGATGTTCTCTATGGCATCCTTTATTTTTATATAGAGTTTATAGATTAGCACAGCCGGCTAAAAATGGTATGATCAATTCTCCTATTTCCTTAGCATGTGTTTCCAAAGCGAAATGGCCTGTGTCCAATAAATGAACCTCTACTTGGGGCAGATCCTTTTTAAAGGCTTCGGCGCCTGCAGGAATAAATGAAACGTCATTCTTTCCCCAAACCGCCAATAGAGGTGGCTGGTACTCTTGGAGATATTGCTGGAACTGCGGATACATGTTCACATTCGTTCGGTAATCGTAAATTAAATCCAACTGTTTTTCGTCATTCCCAGGTCGAGACATATACGCGCTGTCAAGCGTGTAGCCGTCTGGAGAGACCAAGTTGCCCTTTGTTCCATCAACATATTGATGTTTAATGGTCGTTGGGGCAAAGGCCGTTCTATAACTTTCTCTCTTTTCTTGGGTTGGGTTATGCCAATACTCCTCTCTCGCGGCCCATTTCTCCCCCAGACCTTCCCGGTACACGTTACCATTTTGGCTGATTATTGCTGTAATTTGTTCTGGATGACGCATTGCAATACGGAATCCAATGGGTGCTCCGTAATCAAAAACAAATAGTGCATACTTCGTAAGATTTAGCTTAGCGATCAAACGCTCCATTACATCGGCAATATGATCAAATGTATATTCAAAATCAGTTCGCTCAGGGGAGGCGGAGTTCCCAAAACCCGGATAATCCGGAGCAATTATAAGAAAATGCTCTTCTAATACAGGGATCAGGTCTCTAAACATATGACTTGCGCTCGGAAAACCATGAAGTAAAATAAGCACCGGCTTGTCTGCTGACCCGGCTTGACGATAAAAAATTTCAACCCCATCGATATCAACGGTATGATACGTCGTCATGGTAACACCTCTATTCTATAAACACCTTTTATAATTTCCCATTCAAAAATTGGGCCTCACCCAGCCCGAAGCTCCAATCCGCTGCTCCATTTTCAACGATGCTTACCATGACATCACTTGGAGATATTCCACAATGCTGCTCGAGCCTTTCAGCTAATAACGAATAAAGCTTCTCCTTTTTGTCATCGCTTCTGGTTTTGCTTATGATCGTTATGACCACAACATTGTTTGTTCGATGAATCCCTAAGCCGGTATCTTCAATCACCATATGATCATTGGGGTGTTCGTGAACAATTTGATATCGATCTCGCTGGGGCACATCAAAAGCTTCAACAATGACTTCATGGGAGACATCCAATAAACGCTTGATACTCTCCCGATCTCTGCCTTCGATTAAATCAAAACGAATAAGAGGCAATATCATCTACTCCTTTTAGGGTTAGTGATTCTCGTCTACGAATGCGTTAGATCAAAATTTTTTTGGCATCGTCAACGATCTGGTTCACAATATCGCCTGCGGCTTGATCCGCTGTAAGCATTCTCGTGCCTTGTCCCGCCCAAAGCGCCATATATTCCGGGTTGTTCTGACGGGCAGAAGCATTTCTGATTTCTCGTGTTAGTGTATTTTGTGTAGGAAAAGGAAGAGGCTTAATATCGCTTGTTTCCCAATGTTGGATAAACGTATTGCGTATTCCCCTTGCCGGCCGTCCCGAAAATGCATTGGTGATCACGGTGCTTTCCTCCGTACTTTCAAGCAGTGCCTGTTTATAAACCGGGTGTGCACCCGACTCCGCTGAGGCTAAAAATCTTGTCCCCATTTGTACCCCTTGCGCACCTAAAGCAAGCGAAGCTACCAGCCCCCTGCCATCCATAATTCCGCCAGCCGCAAGAACGGGAACCTTCACCTGATCAACAATCTGCGGGACAAGCGCCATCGTTCCGATGTTGGCTCCAGATGGTCTGGATGACGTATCAAATGTCCCGCGATGTCCTCCGGCTTCACTGCCTTGAGCAACGATAACGTCGCATCCTCGTTGTTCAGCCTGGATCGCTTCGTCTACAGTTGTTACTTTATTCATAATTTTTATACCTAATGATTTCGCTTGCTGCATGTGATCATCAGATAATAAACCGAAGGTTGTACTAATAATCGGAACGTTTTCCTCTAACAGCACGCGAAATTGTTCATCAAATCGATCTGGTGTATGAATTCCATTTTGATCAGGTTGTACTATCCCTAATGAGTCACGGATCGCATTCAGTTTTTCATTAACGGCATTAAAATTTTCATAATGATCCGGTCCAACGTTAGCAAAAATGTTAACAGCAAAAGGAGCTTGAGTCAGCTTCCTGATGGCTTGTATCGCATCCCTTATTTCTTCGGGTGTCATATAAGCAGCGCCCAGGGTTCCGAGACCCCCTGCATTAGAAACTGCGGATACGAGCGGAACCATGTTCGCAATTCCAGCCATGCCTGCAAGTACAATGGGATAACGAATATCGAAAAGTTCACAAAATTTGCTATATAGTTGTATGGCCATCGTTGCTCCCTCCTCATTATGAATATCTTCAAATTAGTTTACACCGACTTTATCCATCATGTATAATTCGAAAACATGATCTTATATATCTCGTTTTCAGATACTTCAGTTTCAGGGAGAGATTTCACTTATGGACATTCATTTATTGGAGATTTTTGTTCAAGCAGCTCGTGAAGGCAGCATTTCCAAGACCGCCAAAAAGTTAAACTATGCGCAATCCAATGTGACAAACAAGATTCAGCAATTGGAAGCTGAGCTTCAGACGACGTTGTTTTATCGCCATAAAAAAGGAATTACCCTTACTCCTTCCGGAGAAGTTTTAGTATCGTATACCGAAAAGATATTAAATATGATGGATGAAGCCAGGGCAGCGGTCGGGAATGCGTCCATTCCTACGGGCCCTCTGTCCATCGGCTCGATGGAAACGACGGCAGCCGTTCGGCTGCCTGCCGTCTTTGCTAAATATCATTTAAAGTATCCTCATGTCGATTTCTCTCTCATGACCGGGCCCACCGAAAAACTGCTTCATGCCGTTCTCCATTATGAACTGCATGGCGCATTTGTTTCTGGTCCGATCCAGCATCCTGATTTATGTCAAGAGAACGTTTTTGAAGAGACACTCGTACTGGTAACTTCCCCCGAACACCCTTTGGTTGATTCCATCCATGATTTGCAGAATCATACGATGCTGGTGTTTCCTAAAGGATGTTCATATCGTGCCAGGCTTAATTCTCTTTTCCAAGAAGAAGGATTATTGCCGGTAAAATTAATGGAATTCGGTACGCTTGAAACGATTCTTGCTTGTGTTCATGCGGGGCTGGGCATTACGTTACTCCCTTACTCGATCATTGCTGATTATGAGGAGCGAGGAAAGGTAATCAGTCACCGGCTGCCGACTGAGTATTCCTCTGTAACGACTCTGTTTGTTAAGCGCAAAGACACCTTAATTACACCAGCACTATCGGCTTTTTTAGACGAAGTGAAAAATATTCTCTCGACAAGCCTTCTCTAAAGGAGTCTACGTATGTAAGCACAGGCATAAGAAAGTACAGCTGCAGTATAACCCGATTTCCGGGCATTTTTTCTGTCCTTTAATCGCCATAAAATATCCCCCTTTAGAATTCATAGGAATACCCAAGGGGGTTTCCATGTCCATTCTAAAGGGGGCATTTCATCCTAACTCGTTTGATAAGATTACTCACTTACTCTTCCTGGTTCTCGTAGCGGTAAGCTTCTCGGCCATCGATGTGGGATGTACTGGTTCCTGC contains the following coding sequences:
- a CDS encoding helix-turn-helix domain-containing protein, with amino-acid sequence MKVCNQGFDPKFMDEHRDMYAIAFTQNVLSGRWKYFILWYLKGETRRYSDVKKFLGNLSQGSLTKQLKELENDGIIKRDVYPEVPPRVEYSLTDKGIKLLPVLEKMGEFGKEYGDTP
- a CDS encoding alpha/beta hydrolase, encoding MTTYHTVDIDGVEIFYRQAGSADKPVLILLHGFPSASHMFRDLIPVLEEHFLIIAPDYPGFGNSASPERTDFEYTFDHIADVMERLIAKLNLTKYALFVFDYGAPIGFRIAMRHPEQITAIISQNGNVYREGLGEKWAAREEYWHNPTQEKRESYRTAFAPTTIKHQYVDGTKGNLVSPDGYTLDSAYMSRPGNDEKQLDLIYDYRTNVNMYPQFQQYLQEYQPPLLAVWGKNDVSFIPAGAEAFKKDLPQVEVHLLDTGHFALETHAKEIGELIIPFLAGCANL
- a CDS encoding tautomerase family protein; amino-acid sequence: MPLIRFDLIEGRDRESIKRLLDVSHEVIVEAFDVPQRDRYQIVHEHPNDHMVIEDTGLGIHRTNNVVVITIISKTRSDDKKEKLYSLLAERLEQHCGISPSDVMVSIVENGAADWSFGLGEAQFLNGKL
- a CDS encoding nitronate monooxygenase — its product is MAIQLYSKFCELFDIRYPIVLAGMAGIANMVPLVSAVSNAGGLGTLGAAYMTPEEIRDAIQAIRKLTQAPFAVNIFANVGPDHYENFNAVNEKLNAIRDSLGIVQPDQNGIHTPDRFDEQFRVLLEENVPIISTTFGLLSDDHMQQAKSLGIKIMNKVTTVDEAIQAEQRGCDVIVAQGSEAGGHRGTFDTSSRPSGANIGTMALVPQIVDQVKVPVLAAGGIMDGRGLVASLALGAQGVQMGTRFLASAESGAHPVYKQALLESTEESTVITNAFSGRPARGIRNTFIQHWETSDIKPLPFPTQNTLTREIRNASARQNNPEYMALWAGQGTRMLTADQAAGDIVNQIVDDAKKILI
- a CDS encoding LysR family transcriptional regulator, coding for MDIHLLEIFVQAAREGSISKTAKKLNYAQSNVTNKIQQLEAELQTTLFYRHKKGITLTPSGEVLVSYTEKILNMMDEARAAVGNASIPTGPLSIGSMETTAAVRLPAVFAKYHLKYPHVDFSLMTGPTEKLLHAVLHYELHGAFVSGPIQHPDLCQENVFEETLVLVTSPEHPLVDSIHDLQNHTMLVFPKGCSYRARLNSLFQEEGLLPVKLMEFGTLETILACVHAGLGITLLPYSIIADYEERGKVISHRLPTEYSSVTTLFVKRKDTLITPALSAFLDEVKNILSTSLL